The following proteins are encoded in a genomic region of Macellibacteroides fermentans:
- a CDS encoding cobyrinate a,c-diamide synthase — translation MKPQLLVGAASSGSGKTTFTLGLLRALKNRSLKAQPFKCGPDYIDTKYHLLAAGEESVNLDLFLSSESHIRNLYAKYGTNADVCITEGVMGLYDGYDGMKGSSAKLAELLGIPVVLILNAKSMAYSAAPVLFGYKHFNKNINIAGVVFNRVSSETHYAYLQQACKDTGVECLGYIPNKKELEVPSRHLGLSIDNSFCMDDFANRAAEIIEEFVDLDRLLKISNMPFCLPDKSEQNELDIRGDIKIAVAYDNAFNFIYRENLAQLKRLGEVVFFSPLDDAKLPSADLVYLPGGYPELYLDKLTENKTMLHSIKAYAENGGNLLAECGGMMYLSKVIVGMDGNLYSMVGVFDQEATMQDMKLTLGYRTFTYNGIENIRGHEFHYSRIKDPQTDSISDISIYNAKGVRTKTNLFRYKNTIAGYTHLYWGELDLMNLWNHKC, via the coding sequence ATGAAACCTCAATTGTTGGTAGGGGCTGCCTCTTCAGGAAGCGGTAAAACTACTTTTACTCTCGGACTGTTAAGGGCATTGAAGAATCGGAGTTTGAAGGCGCAACCCTTTAAATGCGGTCCCGACTACATTGATACTAAATATCATTTGCTAGCCGCAGGTGAAGAGTCGGTTAATCTTGATTTATTTTTATCCTCTGAATCGCATATCCGAAATTTATATGCTAAATATGGTACCAATGCGGATGTCTGTATTACAGAGGGAGTTATGGGCCTTTATGACGGATACGACGGTATGAAGGGTAGCAGCGCTAAATTGGCAGAGTTGCTTGGAATCCCTGTTGTGTTGATTCTAAATGCCAAATCAATGGCTTATTCGGCAGCTCCTGTTTTATTTGGTTATAAACATTTTAATAAAAACATAAACATTGCAGGAGTTGTCTTTAACCGGGTGTCTTCAGAGACTCATTATGCTTATTTACAACAAGCCTGTAAGGATACAGGGGTTGAGTGTTTGGGCTACATCCCGAACAAAAAAGAGCTTGAAGTTCCTTCCAGACACTTAGGCTTGTCAATTGACAATTCTTTTTGTATGGATGATTTCGCAAACAGAGCGGCAGAGATTATAGAGGAGTTTGTTGATTTGGATCGTTTGCTTAAAATATCAAACATGCCTTTTTGCCTGCCTGATAAGTCTGAGCAGAACGAGTTGGATATAAGAGGTGACATTAAGATTGCAGTTGCTTACGACAATGCTTTTAATTTTATTTACAGAGAAAATCTGGCTCAATTAAAACGGTTGGGAGAAGTTGTCTTTTTTAGTCCTCTTGATGATGCTAAATTACCTTCTGCCGATTTGGTATATCTGCCAGGAGGTTATCCGGAATTGTATTTGGACAAGCTGACAGAAAATAAAACAATGCTTCACTCCATAAAAGCCTATGCAGAGAATGGAGGTAATCTTTTAGCCGAATGCGGAGGAATGATGTATTTAAGTAAGGTGATTGTTGGAATGGATGGCAACCTTTATTCGATGGTTGGTGTTTTTGACCAGGAAGCTACCATGCAAGATATGAAACTTACCCTTGGTTACCGTACATTTACATATAATGGAATTGAGAATATACGGGGACATGAATTTCATTATTCTCGGATTAAAGATCCTCAAACGGATTCTATATCAGATATTTCTATATATAATGCGAAGGGAGTGAGAACAAAAACAAATTTATTTCGTTATAAGAATACAATAGCAGGTTATACTCATCTATATTGGGGCGAGCTCGATTTGATGAATCTGTGGAATCATAAATGTTAG
- a CDS encoding cob(I)yrinic acid a,c-diamide adenosyltransferase → MKIYTKGGDKGRTGIFGGERVDKDDIRIEANGCLDELNSTIGVVRSLLPENHEWHSFLFTIQVELMVAMSEVATPSALRDKNPNKIKEDMDLYCEKEIDRITAAISESEYFILPGGTPVSAHCQLARTVARRAERRLWTLHKQDPLPETVLRFVNRLSDLFFTMARYDMYVNGSAEERWKLFLYKR, encoded by the coding sequence ATGAAGATTTATACAAAAGGAGGCGATAAAGGTCGTACTGGTATTTTTGGCGGCGAGAGGGTGGATAAGGATGATATCCGGATTGAAGCCAATGGCTGCTTGGATGAATTAAATTCAACCATAGGGGTTGTGAGATCGCTTTTGCCGGAAAACCACGAATGGCATTCGTTCTTGTTTACTATCCAGGTGGAGCTCATGGTTGCTATGTCTGAAGTTGCTACACCGTCGGCCTTGAGGGATAAAAATCCCAATAAGATAAAGGAGGATATGGATCTTTACTGTGAAAAGGAGATCGATCGGATTACGGCTGCCATTTCTGAAAGTGAATATTTTATTCTTCCCGGAGGTACACCGGTCTCAGCTCATTGCCAACTTGCCCGCACGGTTGCCCGTAGAGCAGAAAGACGATTGTGGACATTACATAAGCAAGATCCGCTTCCCGAAACCGTACTTCGCTTTGTAAACAGATTATCTGATTTGTTTTTTACGATGGCCAGGTATGATATGTATGTGAATGGTAGTGCTGAAGAACGCTGGAAACTATTTTTATACAAGAGATAA